In Spirosoma pollinicola, the genomic window CACAGTTATCGAGCGCGCATACACCTACTCGTGGCTATGCTTCTTCGATAGTGCCGCCGATGAAGAAGCCTATCAGAAACACCCCATCCACGACGATTTCCGGAACAACTATGCATCGCTCTGGGAGAAAGTCGTAATCTACGACTCTGTAGGGCCAAAGCGGTAACCCGATAGTGTATAATGGATAATGGATAGTGTATAATGACTAATGCGCGGTGCGGCAACTCCTGATGCACCGCGCATTAGTCATTATACACTATCCATTATCCATTATACACTATCTATTATACACTATCTATTATACACTATGGGGCTACCGAGTTTTTACCTCGTGAGAAAGAAATAATGGCTCCCAAAAGAACAAGGCTTGCCATAACCAGATAGGCGTAATGCATGCCCAGTAGCTGAGCGTTTGTTTCTTCGGGGTGAACGCCATTGGCCAATGCAAACCGGTTACGAGTGCTGTACCAAACGGCGGCTGCCAGGGCTATACCCACGACAAACCCCAGGTTACGCATAAAGGAAATCATGCTACTGGCAATACCCCGCTGGGCCAATGGAGCCGCATTGAGGGCGCTACTGCTGTTTGGCGACTGAAACAAACCGAAACCCAGACTGACCAGCGAACTCCGCCACACTACATCTTGCCAAGTCCAGCTGGTATCCAGAAAGGAAAAGGCGAAATAGCCACTGGCCGTAATCAGCAAACCAAAACTGGAGAGCCACCGGGTACTGACCCGGCTGGACAGATAGCCGCCTAAGGGAGCTATAACACTCAATGTCAGCGGACCAGCCAGCAGAACGAGGCCAGCCTGAGCCGGATCTAGTTTTAGGAGTTGCTGCAGAAAGAACGGAATTACGAACAAGTTTCCGCCCGAGGCCAGAAAGCCACAGAAAGCCGCCAGAATAGCCATTGTAAACGGGCGCACCCGAAACAGACTTAGTCGCAGCATAGGATCACTAACCCGCATTTCCCAGAAGAGAAAAGCGACCAGCAACACGGCCCCAACAGAAAGCAGCCCAATAACCAGCGGATTATCCCAACCGTAACGAGGTTCCGGACCAAATTCGATGGCTGTAAGCAAGGTTGTCACACCCACTAGAAACAACCCGGCTCCAACCAGGTCGAAGCGTTGACCTGTTACTTTGGGGCTTTCGGGCAGAATAGTCCAGGCTCGCCAGATTGCCAGCAAACCAATGGGGACGTTTACAAAAAAGATACTTGACCAGCCAAATTTACCAAGTAACAGCCCGCCAATAACGGGGCCGGCACTAGAACCCGCAGCCACTACTGAGCCCATGAGTCCCATGGCCTGACCGCGCTCCTTCGACGAAAATGCATCGCTTATAATAGCCGGACCAATGGCATAAATCATTGAGGCACCTAACCCCTGAACGACGCGAAAAGCGACCAGCGACCATAAATTCCAGGCCAGCCCGCAAAGCAATGAGCCAAGCACGAAGACGCAAAAACCCGCGATGTACATCTGTCGGCGGCCCACCCAATCAGACAGTTTACCCATAATGAGCAACGTACTGGTTGTGGTGAGCAGGTAGCACAGCACAATCCATTCGACACTATCGCCCGCCTGTAATTCCCGTCGGATGGTTGGCAGGGCAATATTCACAATACTACTATCGAGCGTGGACATGAACGTGCCGAACATGACCGTACCCAGTATAATCCATTTTTTTGGCGACGATACAGTAGCCGCTGGTACAGTTGGTGATGACACTGACAAATCAGGTTAATTCTGAATCCTAACTTGTTAAATAAGTCGGTTGTTCAGCAATTCATTATCTTACAGAAGCAATCTAAACAGTATGGAACACAGATTTTCAGGACCTATATGATATTTTAAGATCTTGACAAATCAGACAGATCCTGAAAATCTGTGTTCCATCATTCTTCATACAACCTGATGAAAACATCCCGACGCAGTTTTTTACAAAAAACGAGCCGAAACAGTTTAGCCCTTCTGTCAACAGGCGGTTTAACAGCTCAATCAATTCTTGACACAAAAACGTCCGGCATTAATGAGCCAGCCAGTAAGGCATCGGTCATCAAACCCGATCATGTCGTTCGGTCGTTACCCGAAAATATGGTTTGGGGTTATTTTGGGGCCGATGTACCACCTGCCTATAAGGTAAAAGATGGTGATGTAGTCGAAATTCAAACGGTCAACCCATCGGGCGTGAGCCGGACAAATCCCGAAGAGTTTTATACCAAAAACAACCTGCCGCTCGATCAGCACGCGCAGGAAGTTATTGCGATCCTCAAAAACGTAAAGCCCGAACCATCAGGTATTCGGGGGCATATGCTAACGGGACCCGTTTATATCGACGGCGCACAGCCCGGCGATAGCCTCGAAATTCGCATCCTTGACCTCACGTTTCCTGCCGGTTTTGGCGTTAACAGCGTGTGGCCGGGTGGGGGCGGTATTCCAGATGAAGTAAAGACCCGAGAAACCTTCGTGTATCGTTACGATGCCAAACGTAAAATGGCCTTGCTCAAAGAAGGCCTCGAAATTCCGTTAAAGCCGTTTATGGGTGTTATGGCCCTGTCGCCCCCGCCCGACATGGGTCGACAGAGTTCGATTCCACCTAACTTTTTTGGCGGCAATCTGGACATCAAACATTTGGTAAAAGGCACGACCTTACACCTTCCGGTCTCCGTGCCGGGCGGGTTGTTCACTACCGGTGATGGACACGGTGCGCAGGGCAATGGCGAAGTAAGCGGTGTAGCCATCGAAACGGCCATTAACCTCACGGTTAAATTCATTGTCCATAAAGGCAAAGCACTCAAGCAACCCCGTGCCGAAACGCCCACCCATTTCATTGCCGTCGGGCTTGATAAAGACCTGAATAAAGCCATGAAAAACGCCCTTTCCGAAGCCTGTGCGTTTATAAAAGATGAGTTGGGGTTCACCTTCAATGAAGCCCTTTCCATTGCCAGTACCGGCGTCGATTTTGAGGTTAGCCAGGTTGTAGACCAGACCCTGGGCGTTCATGCCATGATACCCAAGTCAATATTTACGAAGAAGAAATTTGAGTATTGGACCTAATCCAATGCGGGCGGTTTGCGGTGTAACAAACCGTCCGCATTCCTTACTCTAAAATTCATACCTTTGAATTTTACAAATACGCTCATCATGGAAACCACAACCGTCGATCAGTTTTATCAGCAGCTTACCAACAGCATTGACACTGATATACGGGATTTTCTTCCCGATGGCATAAACAGGGAGATTGGCCATTTCAATGTGTTCAGCATGGTGGAGCTGACCAAACGACTTCAGAAAAATCCGGTCATGCCCTATAACCGGAGGGCCTACTACAAGATCAGTCTGATTAGTGGTCGAAACCGGGCCGAATACGCCGATAAGGTGATTGACATTGAGAAAAACGCTCTCCTATTTGCTACGCCAAAAGTACCTTACCATTATTTGCCGCAGGACGACAACCAGACCGGGCACTTCTGCATCTTTACCGACGAGTTTTTAATTCAGAGCAAAAGTGGTGTTGTCCTGGATGAGCTTCCAATTTTTAAGCCGGGCGGTTACCCCGTTTTTCAACTCACCGACGAAGATGCCGATGACATTGCCTATGTCTTCAAAAAAATGGAGAAGGAATTGGCCTCCGATTACGTCTACAAGTATGATTTACTGCGTAATTATGTGCTCGAACTAATCCATTACGGGCAGAAACTGCAACCCGCCACCTCGCTTTATCCATTGCATACCGCTTCGGCCCGCGTTTCATCGCTCTTTATTGAGCTATTGGAACGGCAGTTTCCCATTGAATCTCCCAATCAAAAGCTGGGTTTGCGTACGGCAAAAGATTACGCCAACCGGCTGTCTGTCCATGTGAACCATCTTAACAAAGTATTGAAAGAGAACACCGGCAAAACCACCACTGATATCATCAGCAGCCGGATTGTTCAGGAAGCCAAAATCCTGCTGAAACAGACCGACTGGAACGTATCGGAAATTGCTTATAGCCTGGGTTTTGAAGAGGTTGCCCACTTTTCAAACTTTTTCAGAAAGCAAACGTCCCTCTCGCCGGTAGCCTTCCGGGCTTAACCCCCTCGATTTGAATTTTGCAACGATCGGATTGATCTTTGCAAACTGCGCGCTTCCTTTATGACCGACCTTTGTTCCATCGAAATCATAACAAAAACAACCGATGGAAAATACAGTAATAGCAACCCGCACAAAAATTGCACTGGTTACCGGTGGAAGCCGGGGTTTAGGTAAAAACATGGCGCTAAGCCTGGCACAAAAAGGATTTGATGTCATTCTGACCTACCATAGCAAACAGGAAGAAGCACAGACTGTTGTTGCTCAGATTGAACAGATGGGCCGAAAGGCGGCTACCCTCCAACTCAATACCGGCGACGTAAAAAGCTTCGATGCGTTTTTTAGTCAATTAACCGGAGTCCTGTCTGCTACGTTTGACAGCGACCATTTCGACTTCCTAATCAATAATGCCGGCATTGCCGGTCGCTCGTCCATTGCCGAAACAACAGAATCGGTCTTTGACGAGTTAACGAACATTCACCTGAAAGGGGTCTTTTTTCTGACGCAGCAATCCCTGCCGCTGCTCAACGATGGTGGCCGCATTATTAACATCTCAACCGGCCTGACTCGTTTTACCACACCTGGTACGGCGGTTTATGCTTCTATGAAAGGGGCTATCGAAACGTTAACCATGTATCTGGCGAAGGAACTCGGGTCCCGAGGCATTGCCGTCAACATTGTAGCACCGGGAGCTATCGAAACCGATTTTGGCGGAGGCACAGTTCGCGACAATCCAGGCATTAACAAGCATATCGCTGAAATTACGGCCCTTGGGCGAGTTGGCCTTCCTGATGATATTGGCGGTGTTGTCGCCTTTCTATGTACCGAAGATGCCCGTTGGATTAATGCCCAGCGTATCGAAGTGTCAGGCGGCATGAATCTGTAAAAAGACCAGCTTATTTTGCCGTCACCTGCACAACATACGTTCGAACAGTTTGCCCGGTACCAGCCTGATTCATGGGCTTGGTCGAAAAAACGACGTTTGCCGTTCCTACGGTGACACCTTTTATCTGAAAAACTGTTGGGCCTGTTTTGTTACGCGAAAGTGTATCGACAGCGGGGGCAAGTTGCTGCCGAGAAACTTCGACAACCTCCTGATTATCTGAGGTTCCAGTTAACTCCGATCCACTATCGCCACGATCAGACAGGGAGATTTCTTTTATTTCACCAACCGAAACACGTAGTTTTTTCTGAGAACCACCTCCGGGTTGGCTGGAATGACTACAGGCAAACAGCCCGATCAGTAAACCGGCAAATACCATTGATTTTGCCGTAATTCTGCCTGCCTTTGACGGACAGGATTCTCGTTGGATTTTGCGCGTAGTAGCCATAACGGTTATAACTACCGGATAGCAGCAACGGTTTTAAATAGGGGTTAGTCTAGTATTTTTTTTAGACAGGATTACCGGGTTGTCAGGGTTTTCAATCAATAAAAACCCTGACATATACCTTTATTTTGCCGTTCTCCGGTAAAAAACGAAGCCATTTTCGGCACCCGTTTTCCGAACGTCGGGTAACGAATCGAGCAGGGTTGGCTCTTCGCTGGCTTTTCGGATAAACAGCACATCTTTGTCGATCCGACCACGCAGGAGCCATTCATCGTTATACTGATTCGGGTTCGTGACAGCGGGCTTCTTCGTATAAAAATAAGGTCCATAGCTGTGATAGCCATAGGTTTTCACATACACATTCTGCCCTTCGGCCCGCTCGAAAAAACGCATTGCGGCATCCTGCGATATACCTTCAATCCGACCAATTAAAAACCAGAGAGTAAGGGTAATAAAGACAGCCATCCCCACAAAAAGCGTTAGGGAAGCCCGGACCGATTCGCGCAGATTATACCAGATAATGGCCAAAATCAATATCACAAAGAGCCAGACGCCGGGCAGAGCCTCCCAGCCTGTCCAGTTGATCTTCGCGTCCAGATTCCCCTGCGAAAATGCATCCTGATCGGCATACATCCTGACGATGTCCATGTGATTCGCCAGTATGGGCATTGCAACAATGGCGACTACGTAGATGCCGCCAATTAGAATCAGGCCCGCCCGCATCCAGTTGTTAAACTGTATTTTTCGTTCCTCCAGTTGCAAGAGTGTCAGGGCAGCAAAGTAGGTCAGGGGAAAATAACAGAGCGACGAATAATGGACAATTTTAGACTGGACGATACTGAACAGCACCAGCACGACCCAGAACAAAATGAGCATCCATTTCCGAAACTCCCGCTGGTAGTTCCGTTCGATAAACAGGGGGCCAAATGCCCGAATCGCAAATATTGACGCCGGGAAACAGCCCACTAATAAAATGATGATGTGGTAACCGGGAAAGCCAACGTGACCGGCATCGGGTGTACTGAACAACCGGAAATTATAGGCCAGAAATTCCTGCATCAGAGCCGGTCCATGCAGGTAAATATCGAGGCCGTACCAGGCCAATGACACAACGGCAGCGGCTGCCGAGAAGGCAATAAACTGCACTGGCGAAATAAACCACCGAAAGTGACTTAACATCCAATAAATGACCAGAACCAGACACACAATAAGGTAAGCAACGGGGCCTTTGGTCATAATGGCGAGGCCCAGTACAAAGCCGCCAAGCAGTATATAGGTCCACTCCCTTTTGGGCACAGTCATGGCACCGCCCAGCCGTTCGCGTTTCCAGGACGCAAAAATCAGGTTGACTAAGCCAATAAAGATAAACAGATTAAAAAATGGGTCGATAATACCCGATCGAAAGTACAAATGGGGCGTTACAGACCCCAGATAAGCCAATGCCCACAGCCAGCCGAAACGGTGACCGTGCAGTTTCTGGCCGAGGTTGTAGAGATAAACAAGGGTGATAACGCCACATACCGCATTGGGTAGTCGGGCCGAAAATTCATTGACACCAAACAGGTGCATCATGGTCGACTGGAACCAGAAAAATAACGGAGGTTTTTCGTAAAAAGGCTTAAAATCTATGTGCACGTGCAGATAATCACCAAGTACCATCATTTCACGGGCGCATTCCGCAAAGTTGATTTCATCCCAGTCAAATAATCGAACGCCCCCCAAAAATGGAATAAAAAATAAGGCCCCAACAACGACCAGCACCAACGAATAAAAAAGTTTTTGATTCATTCAGCAATGTATGTAATGACAAAAAAGTACGTCTGCCTTCGAAAAAGTAAGCGCAAAAATAGCCGAAAAAAGATTGCCGGGATTCACGATATTCGCGCCGACAAGTCGAATACCCAATTACCGCAACCCTGAAATTTATGCTCGCCAATAATCGATTCACGAATTTACCGGCTTATACACAGCTAAAAGCCCATTATGATAGCCTGAAAGACCGTCACCTTCGCGATATGTTTGCCGAAGACACAGAACGGTTTACCAAATTCACGCGCCAGTTCGAAGAGA contains:
- a CDS encoding MFS transporter, translated to MSSPTVPAATVSSPKKWIILGTVMFGTFMSTLDSSIVNIALPTIRRELQAGDSVEWIVLCYLLTTTSTLLIMGKLSDWVGRRQMYIAGFCVFVLGSLLCGLAWNLWSLVAFRVVQGLGASMIYAIGPAIISDAFSSKERGQAMGLMGSVVAAGSSAGPVIGGLLLGKFGWSSIFFVNVPIGLLAIWRAWTILPESPKVTGQRFDLVGAGLFLVGVTTLLTAIEFGPEPRYGWDNPLVIGLLSVGAVLLVAFLFWEMRVSDPMLRLSLFRVRPFTMAILAAFCGFLASGGNLFVIPFFLQQLLKLDPAQAGLVLLAGPLTLSVIAPLGGYLSSRVSTRWLSSFGLLITASGYFAFSFLDTSWTWQDVVWRSSLVSLGFGLFQSPNSSSALNAAPLAQRGIASSMISFMRNLGFVVGIALAAAVWYSTRNRFALANGVHPEETNAQLLGMHYAYLVMASLVLLGAIISFSRGKNSVAP
- a CDS encoding acetamidase/formamidase family protein, which encodes MKTSRRSFLQKTSRNSLALLSTGGLTAQSILDTKTSGINEPASKASVIKPDHVVRSLPENMVWGYFGADVPPAYKVKDGDVVEIQTVNPSGVSRTNPEEFYTKNNLPLDQHAQEVIAILKNVKPEPSGIRGHMLTGPVYIDGAQPGDSLEIRILDLTFPAGFGVNSVWPGGGGIPDEVKTRETFVYRYDAKRKMALLKEGLEIPLKPFMGVMALSPPPDMGRQSSIPPNFFGGNLDIKHLVKGTTLHLPVSVPGGLFTTGDGHGAQGNGEVSGVAIETAINLTVKFIVHKGKALKQPRAETPTHFIAVGLDKDLNKAMKNALSEACAFIKDELGFTFNEALSIASTGVDFEVSQVVDQTLGVHAMIPKSIFTKKKFEYWT
- a CDS encoding helix-turn-helix domain-containing protein, whose protein sequence is METTTVDQFYQQLTNSIDTDIRDFLPDGINREIGHFNVFSMVELTKRLQKNPVMPYNRRAYYKISLISGRNRAEYADKVIDIEKNALLFATPKVPYHYLPQDDNQTGHFCIFTDEFLIQSKSGVVLDELPIFKPGGYPVFQLTDEDADDIAYVFKKMEKELASDYVYKYDLLRNYVLELIHYGQKLQPATSLYPLHTASARVSSLFIELLERQFPIESPNQKLGLRTAKDYANRLSVHVNHLNKVLKENTGKTTTDIISSRIVQEAKILLKQTDWNVSEIAYSLGFEEVAHFSNFFRKQTSLSPVAFRA
- a CDS encoding SDR family oxidoreductase; the protein is MENTVIATRTKIALVTGGSRGLGKNMALSLAQKGFDVILTYHSKQEEAQTVVAQIEQMGRKAATLQLNTGDVKSFDAFFSQLTGVLSATFDSDHFDFLINNAGIAGRSSIAETTESVFDELTNIHLKGVFFLTQQSLPLLNDGGRIINISTGLTRFTTPGTAVYASMKGAIETLTMYLAKELGSRGIAVNIVAPGAIETDFGGGTVRDNPGINKHIAEITALGRVGLPDDIGGVVAFLCTEDARWINAQRIEVSGGMNL
- a CDS encoding ArnT family glycosyltransferase; protein product: MNQKLFYSLVLVVVGALFFIPFLGGVRLFDWDEINFAECAREMMVLGDYLHVHIDFKPFYEKPPLFFWFQSTMMHLFGVNEFSARLPNAVCGVITLVYLYNLGQKLHGHRFGWLWALAYLGSVTPHLYFRSGIIDPFFNLFIFIGLVNLIFASWKRERLGGAMTVPKREWTYILLGGFVLGLAIMTKGPVAYLIVCLVLVIYWMLSHFRWFISPVQFIAFSAAAAVVSLAWYGLDIYLHGPALMQEFLAYNFRLFSTPDAGHVGFPGYHIIILLVGCFPASIFAIRAFGPLFIERNYQREFRKWMLILFWVVLVLFSIVQSKIVHYSSLCYFPLTYFAALTLLQLEERKIQFNNWMRAGLILIGGIYVVAIVAMPILANHMDIVRMYADQDAFSQGNLDAKINWTGWEALPGVWLFVILILAIIWYNLRESVRASLTLFVGMAVFITLTLWFLIGRIEGISQDAAMRFFERAEGQNVYVKTYGYHSYGPYFYTKKPAVTNPNQYNDEWLLRGRIDKDVLFIRKASEEPTLLDSLPDVRKTGAENGFVFYRRTAK